The stretch of DNA GTTTGATTTGCTTGCTGACTGGAAATTCTTCGCCATCGTGGCCTTGATGAGAACCAAAGGATTTAAATCAGAAAATAGCTGGATTGCTAAAAGACTCTCATTAACTGAAGCCGAGGTAGCTCAGTCACTTCAACGATTGATTGATTTGGGAATTGTTCAAAAAGATAGGCGTGGAAACTTATCTGAACAGAAATGTAGCTACAGAACTTCGGAAGATTATCCTGATGAACTCATCCGCAGTCGCCAAGTAGAAGGACTTTCTGCGGCGATTAAATCCATTCAGTCTGCCGCCAAAGGACAGATGGGCTTCTACTCCACGATTTCCGCTGACATAAGAAACATTGATAAAGCCCCCGATATGATTGAAGAGTTCCTAAAAAAATTTAGCATCTTCCTTCACGAAGGCGATCCCTCGGAGGTTTTTGAATTTCATATTCAACTATTTCCGAGAACACGGATTTAGAAATAATCTTGTAATGAGATATATCGCAGTAAAATTTGGCGGAGGATGCGAGATTCGAACTCGCGTTACGCTTTTGGCGTAAACTCGCTTTCCAAGCGAGCGCCTTCAGCCACTCGGCCAACCCTCCGCTACTTGGGAACTTTTCTGAAGGGCTAACATAGCATCGTGCGACGCGGCAATGCAAGGTGGTTGATGAGTAAGTTTGTCAGTGGTGAGATGAAAAGGCGGAGGTGCTTATGGGCATAATCGGAACCATTATTATTGGATTTTTAGTAGGGCTTGTGGCCCGTTTTATCAAACCTGGAAGCGATAAGTTGGGTTTTATCCTGACAACTATCTTAGGAATTCTAGGGGCTTTCGTCGGTGGTTATTTAGGGCAAGTCCTTGGTATTTATGAAGTCGGTGAGCCGGCGGGATTCATCGGCTCGGTCATTGGGGCTGTCATTCTGTTGGCCCTTTTAAAGGCCGTTGCGAAAAAATAAATTCTATTAGTGCGCGATGGTCGCGGCGTCGTGAGAGGTCGTGACCACGTTTTTGATGCGACGACTTCCAAAAGTTAAAACGGCTAAGGCCACGATAGACGAACCCATAAAGATCGCGGCAATCGGAAGTAACTGCTGG from Bdellovibrio bacteriovorus encodes:
- a CDS encoding GlsB/YeaQ/YmgE family stress response membrane protein, encoding MGIIGTIIIGFLVGLVARFIKPGSDKLGFILTTILGILGAFVGGYLGQVLGIYEVGEPAGFIGSVIGAVILLALLKAVAKK
- a CDS encoding TIGR02147 family protein, translating into MILDEQQHIRQVLTDYFVRASQKNPSFSLRAFAKKLEISSSALSEIMRGKRKISLSKALILASKIGLSDKEIQKIRSIFERKSSIDKLTKLSNPFREVILKPNEFDLLADWKFFAIVALMRTKGFKSENSWIAKRLSLTEAEVAQSLQRLIDLGIVQKDRRGNLSEQKCSYRTSEDYPDELIRSRQVEGLSAAIKSIQSAAKGQMGFYSTISADIRNIDKAPDMIEEFLKKFSIFLHEGDPSEVFEFHIQLFPRTRI